The following coding sequences are from one Hymenobacter sp. DG25A window:
- the rplT gene encoding 50S ribosomal protein L20 translates to MPRSVNHVASRHRRKKVMRLAKGYFGRRKNVWTVAKNAVEKGLLYAYRDRKTKKREFRALWIQRINAGARQYGMSYSQLMGGLKKAGIELNRKVLADLALNHPEAFKGIVEKVK, encoded by the coding sequence GTGTAAACCACGTGGCCTCGCGCCACCGCCGGAAAAAAGTAATGCGTTTGGCGAAAGGCTATTTCGGCCGTCGCAAGAACGTATGGACCGTAGCTAAAAACGCGGTTGAAAAAGGTTTGCTGTATGCTTACCGTGACCGTAAGACCAAGAAGCGCGAGTTCCGTGCCCTTTGGATTCAGCGTATCAACGCAGGTGCGCGTCAGTACGGCATGTCGTACTCCCAGCTGATGGGCGGCCTGAAAAAGGCTGGCATCGAGCTGAACCGCAAAGTTCTGGCTGACCTGGCCCTGAACCACCCCGAGGCTTTCAAAGGCATTGTGGAGAAAGTTAAGTAA